In the Paludisphaera rhizosphaerae genome, one interval contains:
- a CDS encoding tetratricopeptide repeat protein has protein sequence MLEGRAASTGVRRRAAETAGAEESSAPSRWGLGLFDVVLIGFFLTLAFLLGVFELKDTDFYWHLRTGDLIRRFGQIPRVDFYTFTRAGTPWIDLHWIFQVGISWIFEHGGVPALTLAKCIITCLALLLLITARRSNWPVWAMILGWLPALLVLSGRMYIRPETLTLLYLSIFLAVLCRLDRRPGLAWLLPPTQVAWVNSHGLFILGPIVLGFALIDAALRRGALTAARRKWWTTVAAAAAATGLACLINPYGFRGAIYPLELAGTMNSPDFSKTIAELKSIPDFIAESGFTNVPLHIHFATILIGALSFVVPILAAGASRVRGMAGKADASLALDPPARGKKTKGKPGKPASSSRKKAAEIAGDEPEEGGWRISVLRLLLFAAFSLLSFRATRNSHQFATVVGTVTAWNFAEWVGSLTAKRHAQGAATPHEGLRPRVLTLVALIGLIFAVASGAMYAWMGEGRVIGWGEQPLWFPHESAKFAGEAGMPDRFVSFHNGHASLFIYEHSPEKPGGPGKTVFTDARLEVTGAELYRRYLDLKDWITKDDPRWQRELDGQGRPSILTDHEFNSEVGAHILSSGRWRCVRFDAISAVFVHESYRDVVATHEVDFAARHFRPDPSVEPQGTAALISASKGLRNYAAFLGYTGRLDLSRTLTSLAFDYARRVVENDPASLEGWKSIGYCLLLRDANAPSARCLAPFDPVMDLSSFRATYAVRRAAMIAPGDFLTLALLKGIYENREMYEPLRPVFERILAHSPINPEQKKLYKEVETLMPEFVRRLSAPVPTSWNNLDELDRLVNNELTNGRIETAVRLLESANPPGKASWDAVDRLSTLLLHLGEPERARKHLQAVTDAPRPALRDARLAVCDLVEGRYAEARQAYLRAIQAEPNLFEAHYGLAVLEQDDGRAPEAFQQATAAANCAANDAARSAAQAIAAAVRRFAD, from the coding sequence ATGCTGGAAGGTCGTGCTGCCTCCACTGGGGTTCGTCGACGGGCGGCGGAAACGGCGGGTGCGGAGGAATCCTCGGCACCCTCGCGATGGGGGCTCGGCCTCTTCGACGTCGTTCTGATCGGGTTCTTCCTCACGCTCGCGTTCCTGCTCGGCGTGTTCGAGCTGAAGGACACCGATTTCTACTGGCACCTGCGCACGGGCGATCTGATTCGGCGGTTCGGCCAGATCCCTCGGGTCGACTTCTACACCTTCACTCGCGCCGGGACGCCCTGGATCGACCTCCACTGGATCTTCCAGGTCGGCATCTCCTGGATTTTCGAGCATGGGGGCGTGCCGGCCCTGACCCTGGCGAAATGCATCATCACCTGCCTCGCACTCCTGCTTCTCATCACCGCGAGGCGGTCCAACTGGCCTGTCTGGGCCATGATCCTGGGTTGGCTGCCAGCGCTTCTGGTCCTCTCAGGCCGAATGTACATCCGGCCTGAGACGCTCACGCTGCTCTACCTCTCAATCTTCCTGGCGGTTCTTTGCCGACTGGATCGGCGTCCCGGACTGGCCTGGCTTCTGCCCCCGACGCAGGTCGCCTGGGTGAATTCCCACGGGCTGTTCATCCTGGGGCCGATCGTCCTGGGCTTCGCGCTCATCGACGCCGCTCTCCGTCGCGGGGCTCTCACGGCGGCTCGCCGTAAGTGGTGGACGACCGTGGCGGCGGCGGCGGCGGCGACCGGGTTGGCGTGCCTGATCAATCCTTACGGCTTCCGAGGCGCAATCTACCCTCTGGAACTCGCGGGGACGATGAACAGCCCAGACTTCTCGAAGACCATCGCCGAGTTGAAGTCGATCCCGGACTTCATCGCCGAGTCCGGATTCACCAACGTCCCGCTCCACATCCATTTCGCGACGATCCTGATCGGGGCGCTCAGCTTCGTGGTACCGATCCTGGCGGCCGGTGCGTCACGCGTCCGGGGAATGGCCGGGAAGGCCGACGCCAGTCTTGCTCTTGATCCGCCGGCGCGGGGGAAGAAAACCAAGGGGAAACCTGGAAAGCCGGCGTCTTCATCCCGGAAGAAAGCCGCGGAGATCGCGGGCGACGAGCCGGAGGAGGGAGGCTGGCGGATCAGCGTCCTGCGGCTGTTGTTGTTCGCGGCCTTCTCGCTGCTCAGCTTTCGAGCGACACGAAACAGCCACCAGTTCGCCACGGTCGTGGGAACGGTCACGGCCTGGAACTTCGCCGAGTGGGTCGGTTCCTTAACCGCAAAACGCCACGCGCAAGGGGCTGCCACTCCGCACGAAGGGCTACGTCCTCGGGTTCTGACCCTGGTCGCCCTGATCGGACTGATCTTCGCGGTCGCGAGCGGGGCGATGTACGCCTGGATGGGCGAGGGCCGCGTGATCGGCTGGGGCGAGCAGCCGCTCTGGTTTCCGCACGAGTCGGCAAAGTTCGCCGGCGAAGCTGGGATGCCCGATCGATTCGTGAGCTTCCACAACGGGCACGCATCGCTGTTCATCTACGAACATAGCCCGGAAAAGCCTGGCGGACCCGGCAAGACCGTCTTCACCGACGCCCGGCTGGAAGTGACCGGCGCGGAGCTCTATCGGCGCTACCTCGACCTCAAGGATTGGATCACCAAGGACGATCCCCGCTGGCAACGTGAACTGGACGGGCAGGGGAGGCCGTCGATCCTCACCGATCACGAGTTCAACAGCGAGGTCGGCGCACACATCCTTAGCAGCGGCCGCTGGCGATGTGTGCGTTTCGACGCCATCTCCGCCGTCTTCGTCCATGAGTCCTACCGAGACGTCGTCGCGACGCACGAGGTGGATTTCGCAGCCCGTCATTTCCGCCCGGATCCCAGCGTCGAACCTCAAGGTACGGCGGCACTGATCTCCGCTTCGAAGGGGCTTCGGAACTACGCCGCCTTCCTCGGCTATACAGGTCGGCTGGACCTTTCGCGAACGCTCACGTCCTTGGCGTTCGACTACGCTCGCCGGGTCGTGGAGAACGATCCCGCTTCGCTGGAGGGTTGGAAGTCGATCGGCTACTGCCTGCTGCTTCGCGATGCCAACGCTCCTTCGGCGCGTTGTCTGGCACCGTTCGATCCCGTCATGGACCTCTCCTCATTTCGTGCGACCTACGCCGTCCGGCGTGCTGCGATGATCGCTCCGGGGGATTTTCTGACGCTCGCCCTGCTGAAGGGGATCTACGAGAATCGCGAAATGTACGAACCGCTGCGTCCTGTCTTCGAACGAATCCTCGCGCACTCGCCGATCAACCCGGAGCAGAAGAAGCTCTACAAGGAGGTTGAAACCTTGATGCCGGAATTCGTTCGTCGGTTGTCGGCGCCCGTTCCGACCTCCTGGAACAACCTCGACGAGCTCGATCGGCTCGTGAATAACGAACTGACGAACGGACGCATTGAGACTGCCGTCCGGCTTCTGGAGAGCGCGAATCCCCCTGGGAAGGCGAGTTGGGACGCCGTCGATCGGTTGTCGACTCTGCTCCTCCATCTCGGCGAACCGGAGCGAGCCCGTAAGCATCTTCAGGCCGTCACCGACGCACCCAGACCGGCGCTGCGGGATGCTCGCCTGGCGGTGTGCGACCTTGTCGAAGGCCGCTATGCAGAGGCTCGCCAGGCGTATCTCCGGGCGATCCAGGCGGAGCCGAATCTCTTCGAGGCGCACTACGGACTGGCCGTTCTCGAACAGGACGATGGTCGAGCCCCAGAAGCCTTCCAACAAGCGACGGCCGCCGCAAACTGCGCGGCGAACGACGCGGCCCGAAGCGCGGCGCAGGCAATCGCGGCGGCGGTCCGGCGGTTCGCCGACTGA
- a CDS encoding helix-turn-helix domain-containing protein, with protein sequence MTLAQRVRDFRYAKGWGPDELANRAEISRTALYQIESGKTGLPRAGTLRRIAVALDVSMDALLGETDDTPTTPGEKAPGFRARGLDRWFPAEGGPLSLPSTGHPGLSSPIEDRREPVRPVAETHTRSALPTADVILHREGELMSKLHDLLHSSMGTAVAKVIDELHGVLPRSRNSI encoded by the coding sequence ATGACATTGGCTCAACGCGTTCGAGACTTCCGATACGCGAAGGGATGGGGGCCCGACGAACTCGCGAATCGGGCCGAGATCTCGCGTACCGCGCTTTATCAGATCGAAAGCGGTAAGACCGGCCTGCCGCGCGCCGGGACGTTGCGGCGGATCGCGGTCGCGCTAGACGTGTCGATGGACGCCCTGCTTGGCGAGACGGACGACACGCCGACCACTCCCGGTGAGAAAGCTCCTGGCTTCCGCGCCCGCGGCCTTGACCGCTGGTTCCCCGCGGAGGGCGGCCCGCTTTCGCTTCCTTCGACGGGACACCCAGGCCTGAGCAGTCCGATCGAGGACCGACGCGAGCCTGTCCGACCCGTCGCCGAGACACACACTCGTTCCGCCCTGCCGACCGCGGATGTGATCCTCCACCGCGAGGGCGAACTGATGTCCAAGCTCCACGACCTGCTGCATTCCTCGATGGGGACGGCGGTCGCGAAGGTTATCGACGAACTCCACGGAGTTCTGCCTCGATCCCGCAATTCGATCTGA
- a CDS encoding relaxase family protein, producing MSLFERLLQAVRSWRRRSGRVRAVRNPVVMMEQLDHRQMLTVAFTGNVATDFPATQSPGVVVLPDNSNVQHPSIPASLQPLIGVSGFDISGLRVSYSPDDGGTLFIGIEQPTNPLDSAGRPVIAGDADNNGNSGSVNPAVSTASPGFQDLGDFGGTEYMGVYLDFLGTGTAQIVAGFSQAVPSGQAAKVFQVATANQAGPNVAPTFVTALPQYQGNIYTQNDPNHPGMELSIVNFNDLYKSITGSDIQTTSVVGVGAFAGSAQDGPISEAFFPEQPVLISAATPTPQTCPPISPPILINPHEHRIIDNAHDDLVRVYVQGTSGFDPSTIDPSTVDLNGAKPVATQVHHFPRSPYAAQVFVFKASDIQADPGLQTLTFTAETYDGQQIITQNQVVNITNSASATGRLKFLMNRSGQTQYNALKRLARTNPDAILDWSIFNHGSSATTAVASATTPTTVDLGTATAAVATPVKVDYNASATTPVASARQVVKLDGSNVSGSKLTNRLHRSLNEYLDGVTTAETATENASSQDVVMSGAH from the coding sequence ATGTCGCTATTCGAAAGACTGCTGCAAGCTGTTCGCTCGTGGCGCCGCCGAAGCGGTCGCGTCCGGGCCGTCCGCAACCCCGTCGTCATGATGGAACAGCTTGATCATCGGCAAATGCTCACTGTGGCCTTCACGGGAAACGTCGCAACCGATTTTCCCGCTACACAGAGTCCAGGCGTTGTAGTCCTACCCGACAACTCGAACGTTCAGCACCCGTCGATCCCGGCCAGCCTCCAGCCGCTCATCGGCGTGTCTGGCTTTGACATCTCGGGGCTGCGGGTGAGCTACTCCCCCGATGACGGCGGAACGCTGTTCATCGGTATCGAGCAGCCCACGAATCCGTTGGATTCGGCGGGTCGTCCGGTGATTGCCGGCGATGCAGACAATAACGGAAACTCGGGATCCGTCAACCCCGCTGTCAGCACGGCTTCGCCGGGATTCCAGGATCTCGGTGATTTCGGCGGCACCGAGTACATGGGGGTCTATCTGGACTTCCTGGGGACGGGGACGGCGCAGATCGTCGCCGGGTTCTCTCAGGCGGTTCCAAGCGGGCAGGCGGCCAAGGTTTTCCAGGTGGCCACCGCGAACCAGGCTGGCCCGAACGTCGCGCCGACGTTCGTGACCGCGTTGCCTCAATATCAAGGCAACATCTACACCCAGAACGACCCCAACCATCCGGGTATGGAACTGTCGATCGTCAACTTTAACGATCTGTACAAGTCCATCACCGGCTCCGACATCCAGACGACCTCCGTGGTCGGCGTGGGGGCTTTCGCCGGCTCCGCGCAGGACGGCCCGATCAGCGAGGCCTTCTTCCCCGAGCAGCCGGTCCTCATCAGCGCCGCGACCCCGACGCCCCAGACCTGCCCGCCGATCTCGCCGCCGATTCTCATCAACCCGCACGAACACCGGATCATCGACAACGCCCACGACGACCTGGTGCGGGTCTACGTCCAGGGGACGTCCGGCTTCGATCCGTCGACCATCGACCCCTCGACGGTCGACCTCAACGGCGCGAAGCCCGTGGCCACCCAGGTGCATCATTTCCCCAGGAGCCCCTACGCGGCCCAGGTCTTCGTCTTCAAGGCGAGCGACATCCAGGCCGACCCGGGTCTCCAGACCCTGACGTTCACGGCCGAGACCTACGACGGCCAGCAGATCATCACTCAGAACCAGGTCGTGAACATCACGAACTCGGCGTCGGCCACCGGCCGGCTCAAATTCCTGATGAACCGCTCCGGCCAGACCCAGTACAACGCCCTCAAGCGACTCGCCCGAACCAACCCCGACGCCATCCTCGACTGGTCGATCTTCAACCACGGCTCAAGCGCGACGACGGCCGTCGCCTCCGCGACCACGCCGACCACCGTGGATCTGGGGACCGCGACCGCCGCAGTGGCAACCCCGGTGAAGGTCGACTACAACGCGTCGGCCACGACTCCGGTCGCCTCGGCTCGGCAGGTCGTGAAGCTCGACGGTTCCAATGTGAGCGGCTCGAAGCTGACCAACCGGTTGCATCGGAGCCTGAACGAATACCTCGACGGCGTAACGACCGCCGAGACTGCGACGGAGAACGCTTCGTCCCAGGACGTCGTCATGAGCGGCGCTCATTGA
- a CDS encoding BON domain-containing protein: MDALNTTETTPLTEQVADQVRRYTYGRIRNLMVEESKGKVVVSGEVRTWHSKQLALQAALELLSGDRIHEQIVVVGAGMTAR; the protein is encoded by the coding sequence ATGGACGCACTCAACACCACGGAAACGACCCCCCTGACGGAGCAGGTGGCGGATCAGGTGCGTCGTTACACCTACGGGCGCATCCGAAATCTGATGGTGGAAGAGAGCAAAGGGAAGGTCGTCGTCAGTGGCGAGGTACGGACGTGGCACTCGAAGCAGCTCGCCCTGCAGGCCGCCCTGGAACTTCTCTCCGGAGATCGAATCCACGAGCAGATCGTGGTCGTCGGCGCGGGAATGACGGCGCGCTGA
- the holA gene encoding DNA polymerase III subunit delta has translation MRGLDWLKAAEGQGGRPVYVVFGDDPYLRRESIRRAIREEIPGEEADVGVARFEGSSAKLADVIDELRTLPFFSKRRVVVIDEADPFVTAYRKELEDYVEAPSRSGSLILVVKSWPSTTRLAKSVAKIGLPIECPGPSEAELLKWLPSYAQGQGAKIGPDAVKLLLELVGPELGLLTAEIDKLAIATAHIGEIRREDVAKFVEAGRIEEIWDVVNAATEGRGSEAVKLLDDLIAKGEHPVGLLARMSSSLMRLHHAGRLRAARLPLAEACEAAGIRTQPFFLQQVTRQHSHLGPRRVDQLPAELLQADLDVKGGSQLHPRVILERLLIRLAAPRQD, from the coding sequence ATGCGTGGGCTTGACTGGTTAAAAGCGGCCGAGGGGCAGGGGGGGCGGCCGGTTTACGTCGTCTTCGGCGACGACCCATACCTCCGCAGAGAGTCAATCCGGCGCGCGATCCGTGAAGAGATCCCGGGCGAGGAAGCGGACGTCGGCGTGGCTCGGTTCGAGGGATCGTCGGCCAAGCTGGCGGACGTCATCGACGAGTTGCGGACGCTGCCGTTCTTCTCAAAGCGGCGCGTCGTGGTGATCGATGAGGCAGACCCGTTCGTCACGGCCTACCGGAAGGAACTCGAGGACTATGTGGAGGCCCCGAGCCGTTCAGGGAGCCTGATTCTCGTCGTCAAATCCTGGCCGAGCACGACCAGGCTGGCGAAATCGGTCGCTAAGATTGGACTGCCGATCGAGTGCCCAGGGCCGAGCGAGGCCGAACTCCTGAAGTGGCTTCCGTCCTACGCCCAGGGACAGGGAGCGAAGATCGGACCGGACGCCGTGAAGCTCTTGCTGGAGCTGGTGGGGCCGGAACTCGGTCTCCTCACCGCGGAGATCGACAAGCTGGCCATCGCCACCGCCCACATCGGCGAGATCCGTCGCGAGGACGTTGCCAAGTTCGTCGAGGCCGGCCGTATCGAGGAGATCTGGGACGTCGTCAACGCCGCGACCGAAGGCCGAGGCTCGGAGGCCGTCAAACTGCTCGACGACCTGATCGCCAAGGGTGAGCATCCGGTTGGGCTGCTCGCCCGAATGTCCTCGAGTCTCATGCGGCTGCACCACGCCGGGCGCCTCCGCGCCGCCAGGCTCCCGCTGGCCGAGGCCTGTGAGGCCGCTGGCATTCGAACACAGCCCTTCTTCCTCCAGCAGGTCACTCGCCAGCATTCCCATCTCGGCCCGCGCCGAGTCGACCAGCTTCCGGCCGAGCTTCTCCAGGCCGACCTCGACGTCAAGGGCGGGAGCCAACTCCATCCGCGCGTCATTCTTGAGCGGCTTCTGATCCGCCTCGCCGCCCCTCGGCAGGACTGA
- a CDS encoding CerR family C-terminal domain-containing protein, whose product MDTTKARLIEAAGREFAAKGFDQARIRTICDAAAANLAAVNYHFGDKEQLYRAVLLEAYRRRSTVITPQIGEGLPAERLRAFIRFFFDQVVAGADEDTWQSQLIMRELFHPSTALDHVVREWIQPRFNLLKSIMREIRPGVDEDRLNALCFSVVGQCLMYRMTREVSGRLIGPENLKRLGHAYLADHVTEFTLAALGLGPPVALDSTPES is encoded by the coding sequence ATGGATACGACGAAAGCCAGGCTGATTGAGGCCGCTGGGCGGGAGTTCGCCGCCAAGGGGTTCGACCAGGCGCGGATCCGGACGATCTGCGATGCGGCCGCGGCGAATCTGGCCGCTGTGAACTACCACTTCGGCGACAAGGAGCAGCTTTACCGGGCGGTCTTGCTGGAGGCCTACCGGCGTCGTAGCACGGTGATCACGCCTCAGATCGGCGAGGGCCTGCCGGCGGAGAGGCTACGGGCTTTCATTCGTTTCTTCTTCGACCAGGTCGTGGCGGGAGCGGATGAAGACACCTGGCAGTCTCAGCTCATCATGCGAGAGCTGTTTCACCCGAGCACGGCTCTGGACCACGTCGTCCGGGAATGGATCCAGCCTCGCTTCAACCTCCTGAAGTCGATCATGCGCGAGATCCGCCCAGGGGTCGATGAGGACCGGCTCAACGCCCTCTGCTTCAGCGTGGTCGGCCAGTGCCTGATGTACCGAATGACCCGCGAGGTCAGTGGAAGATTGATTGGGCCGGAGAACCTGAAACGGCTGGGCCATGCGTATCTCGCCGACCACGTGACGGAGTTCACGCTCGCCGCGCTGGGGTTGGGGCCTCCGGTTGCACTCGATTCCACCCCCGAGTCTTGA
- a CDS encoding ABC transporter permease: MSWIAIKMLVGDRAKFLGIVIGLTFAAALITQQGSIFCGLMLRTCAIITDVTGADLWVMDPGVRFVDDVKPMLESNLDRVRGVAGVKWAVPLYKGTARAKLNFVPDDLKSKTYAPEVLAKEKQAEAKSAAPSNVFTKILDVFAPASGDFSTPPPRWYDPTEVNVVESVNLIGVDDSSMVGAPPHGTMVGPGPKGKMWVGSLEDLRRPDSIIVDRVGLRKLFPGCHLEDPFDDPTETEQAYVERLRAFIRSAPEIEMNDHRAVIVGVCEATRTFTSNPVVYTLYSRAKRFMPMERKMLTFILAQAGEDTNGQKLAPAVVAERIRSRTGLGAWSSQAFMYRTIKYYLIYTGIPINFGITVFLGFLVGTAIAGQTFYNFTIENIKQFGSLKAMGASNGRIVGMILLQAAVAGTLGYGLGVGLSSLFGFKTLDRWGNPTELAYFTPWQLLPVTAAAIVFICVLASLVSVQRVVRLEPAVVFRS, from the coding sequence ATGTCCTGGATCGCGATCAAGATGCTCGTGGGCGACCGGGCCAAGTTCCTGGGGATCGTCATCGGCCTGACCTTCGCCGCGGCGCTCATCACTCAGCAGGGGTCGATTTTCTGCGGCCTGATGCTCCGCACCTGCGCCATCATCACCGACGTCACGGGAGCCGACCTTTGGGTCATGGACCCAGGCGTCCGGTTCGTGGACGATGTCAAGCCGATGCTGGAGAGCAACCTCGACCGCGTCCGAGGCGTCGCGGGCGTGAAGTGGGCGGTCCCGCTCTACAAAGGGACTGCGCGAGCCAAGCTGAACTTCGTTCCCGACGACCTGAAGTCGAAAACCTACGCACCTGAAGTTCTGGCGAAAGAGAAGCAGGCTGAGGCGAAGTCGGCGGCTCCGTCGAACGTCTTCACCAAGATCCTCGACGTCTTCGCGCCGGCGTCCGGCGACTTCTCCACACCTCCACCGCGATGGTACGACCCGACCGAGGTCAATGTGGTCGAGTCGGTCAACCTGATCGGCGTCGACGACTCCTCGATGGTCGGCGCTCCCCCGCATGGGACGATGGTCGGGCCGGGGCCGAAGGGGAAGATGTGGGTGGGCTCGCTGGAAGACCTGCGGCGGCCGGACTCAATCATCGTCGATCGCGTCGGCCTCCGGAAGCTCTTCCCCGGCTGTCATCTGGAAGACCCGTTCGACGACCCGACGGAAACCGAGCAGGCGTACGTCGAGCGGCTCCGAGCCTTCATCCGGTCCGCTCCCGAAATCGAGATGAACGACCACAGGGCGGTGATCGTCGGCGTCTGCGAGGCGACGCGCACGTTTACGTCGAACCCGGTCGTTTACACGCTCTACAGTCGGGCGAAGCGATTCATGCCGATGGAGCGGAAGATGCTCACGTTCATCCTGGCCCAGGCGGGCGAGGACACGAACGGTCAGAAGCTCGCGCCGGCCGTCGTCGCCGAACGCATCCGCAGCCGGACAGGTCTGGGAGCCTGGAGCAGTCAGGCCTTCATGTACCGAACGATCAAGTATTACCTGATCTATACCGGTATTCCGATCAACTTCGGCATCACCGTGTTCCTCGGCTTCCTGGTCGGAACGGCGATCGCCGGTCAGACGTTCTACAACTTCACGATTGAGAATATCAAGCAGTTCGGGTCGCTGAAGGCGATGGGGGCGTCCAACGGTCGGATCGTGGGAATGATCCTCCTCCAGGCGGCCGTGGCGGGGACGCTTGGCTACGGGCTGGGCGTGGGACTCTCCTCGCTGTTCGGCTTCAAGACGCTGGACAGGTGGGGCAATCCGACAGAACTCGCCTATTTCACGCCGTGGCAGCTACTGCCGGTGACGGCCGCGGCGATCGTCTTCATCTGCGTCCTCGCGAGCCTGGTGAGCGTCCAGCGGGTCGTCCGCCTGGAGCCGGCCGTCGTCTTCCGGAGCTGA
- a CDS encoding ABC transporter ATP-binding protein produces MSVATETSTELKTQDASIAVRIRGLRKHFGTGDQQVKALDDVDLDLEAGKMSLIVGPSGCGKTTLLSVVAGILNADAGEVSIFGEVITRMGDRAKTRFRARAIGFVFQQYNLLPALTAAENAAIPLVIAGWRKAPAVAKAAEVLTSIGMGKRINSLPSQLSGGQMQRVAIARALVHDPELLVCDEPTAALDHETGLTVMGLLKESAVRPDRAVVVVTHDNRVFQFGDRIAHMDDGRVMKVEDRDPEHPGAGTVNH; encoded by the coding sequence ATGTCCGTGGCAACGGAGACTTCGACCGAACTGAAAACGCAAGACGCCTCGATCGCCGTACGAATCCGCGGCCTGCGCAAGCATTTCGGGACCGGCGACCAGCAGGTCAAGGCGCTCGACGACGTCGACCTCGACCTGGAGGCCGGGAAGATGTCGTTGATCGTCGGGCCCTCGGGCTGCGGCAAGACGACCTTGCTTTCGGTCGTCGCGGGCATCCTCAACGCGGACGCGGGCGAGGTGTCGATCTTCGGCGAGGTCATCACCCGGATGGGCGACCGCGCCAAGACGCGATTCCGCGCCCGGGCGATCGGGTTCGTCTTCCAGCAGTACAACCTTCTGCCGGCGCTCACGGCCGCGGAGAACGCGGCGATTCCCCTGGTGATCGCCGGTTGGCGGAAGGCGCCCGCCGTCGCCAAGGCGGCCGAGGTGCTGACGTCGATCGGAATGGGAAAACGGATCAACAGCCTGCCGTCCCAGCTTTCGGGCGGCCAGATGCAGCGTGTGGCGATCGCGCGGGCGCTCGTCCACGATCCCGAGCTTCTGGTCTGCGACGAGCCTACCGCGGCACTCGACCACGAGACGGGTCTGACCGTGATGGGTCTGCTCAAGGAGTCGGCCGTGCGGCCCGACCGGGCCGTGGTGGTGGTCACGCACGACAACCGCGTCTTCCAGTTCGGCGACCGCATCGCCCACATGGACGACGGCCGCGTGATGAAGGTCGAGGATCGCGACCCGGAACATCCCGGCGCTGGAACGGTCAACCATTAA
- a CDS encoding HlyD family secretion protein, whose translation MFIRYVLPILAVLGVALAVKSVLPYNVSLESGRPVLKSKTPPPATPLLPPPERPSRFAESIHGMGLVESQRENIPIGTAVPGLVMEVFVDGRPGYDPPHKWVGDRVAQGEPLFRIDGRDLDAELKSREATLAAAEAQLHRLENMPRVEDVPIARAAVDEADARLLDAEAAYSRDSNLYQRNMLSASDYDKTRFTKLAAKAALEKAKADLEKLEAGAWKEDIEVQRAAVLQARSMVESTRIMIERLVVRAPVAGEVLQVNVRPGQIATLTWKEPMIVLGEVDRLHVRVDIDENDLPRFKQGVPAVATMKGKTEPEFPLKYVRIEPYVIPKKSLTGDNSERVDTRVLQVIYALPENPPAKIYVGQQMDVFLDLGPNS comes from the coding sequence ATGTTCATTCGATACGTTCTGCCGATCCTCGCCGTGCTGGGCGTCGCGCTCGCGGTCAAAAGCGTCCTCCCGTACAACGTCAGCCTTGAGTCGGGCCGACCTGTGCTCAAGAGCAAGACGCCCCCTCCCGCGACTCCCCTCTTACCTCCCCCAGAACGACCAAGCCGTTTCGCGGAGAGCATTCACGGCATGGGGCTCGTGGAATCCCAGCGTGAGAACATTCCCATCGGGACCGCGGTCCCTGGTCTGGTGATGGAAGTCTTCGTCGACGGCCGGCCCGGATACGATCCTCCGCACAAGTGGGTGGGCGACCGCGTCGCCCAGGGCGAGCCGCTCTTTCGGATCGACGGCCGGGATCTGGACGCCGAGCTGAAGTCGCGCGAGGCGACGCTCGCCGCCGCCGAGGCTCAGTTGCACCGTCTGGAAAATATGCCCCGCGTCGAGGACGTCCCCATCGCCCGAGCGGCCGTCGACGAGGCCGACGCGCGGCTGCTTGACGCTGAGGCCGCATACTCCCGCGACTCCAACCTCTATCAGCGGAACATGCTCTCGGCCAGCGACTACGACAAGACTCGCTTCACGAAGCTCGCCGCCAAGGCGGCCCTCGAAAAGGCCAAGGCCGACCTGGAGAAGCTGGAAGCCGGAGCCTGGAAGGAAGATATCGAGGTCCAGCGCGCCGCGGTGCTCCAGGCGCGAAGCATGGTTGAAAGCACCCGAATCATGATCGAGCGCCTGGTCGTCCGCGCGCCGGTGGCCGGCGAGGTGCTCCAGGTCAACGTGCGGCCGGGGCAGATCGCGACCCTCACGTGGAAGGAGCCGATGATCGTGCTCGGCGAAGTCGACCGCCTGCACGTCCGGGTCGACATCGACGAGAACGACCTCCCACGGTTCAAGCAGGGAGTTCCGGCTGTCGCGACGATGAAGGGAAAAACCGAGCCCGAATTCCCTCTGAAGTACGTCCGCATCGAGCCCTACGTGATCCCGAAGAAGTCGCTGACCGGCGACAACTCTGAGCGCGTCGACACCCGCGTCCTCCAGGTGATTTACGCCCTCCCCGAGAACCCGCCGGCGAAGATCTACGTCGGGCAGCAGATGGACGTTTTCCTGGATCTTGGGCCGAATTCCTGA